From the Labrus mixtus chromosome 10, fLabMix1.1, whole genome shotgun sequence genome, the window TCCAGATGATTCAACAACAGCTACAGTGCCTCAACAAATCAATCGCGATGATCTGTTCCAGAACCGCCAGCAAACCATCTCTGTCCAGAGCCTCAAAACAGAACAAGAAGAACTGCTGGACGACATAAATTCtctcagagagcagcagagagaagtaGCTCTCTCAGTCAAAACACAGATAGAAGTGAAACAGCAGTTAACCCGGACAGTTTGGGGgctgaaggaggagaaagacagCATCGCTCAGTCTTTGGCAGGTGTCAGACAGGAAAAAGAGCAGCTCACCAGGACTGTCTGTGGGCTGAGAGATGAAAGAGATCAGTTAATAAAATCTACGAGTGAcctgaaagaggagaaagagcagCTAGCTAAGTGTTTATCTGGTCTCAAGTCAGAAAACGAGACACTGTTTGAATCTCTCTTgagtgaaaaagaagagaaagatcaAATCATGCAATCACTACAAAGTTTACAGACAGAAAGGGAGCAGTTAAGCCAGGCGGTGCTCGATTTAAAAATTGAGAGAGATGGATTAATTTCTTCTCTTATGTCTCTGAAGGAACAGAGAGACATGGAACAATCATTTTACACTTTGCAAGAAGACCAGGACAGGTTAAAACAATCAGTTAGTAGTTTaatggaagaaaaagagaggattGAGCAGTCGGTCGGATgtttaaaacaggaagaaacacaaacaaagatatTACTACAGGTCCTAAGAGAGGAACGAAACAGCCTACAAGCTGCACACCACagccaaacacaaacagaggggAGGAACCAGCAGCAGCTTCTGATGAATACAAACAGTGctgatgaaaagaaaactgaaactgCTGTTGGGACAGGAGCTACCCAACGATGTCAGACTGAAGCCCACAGAGGAAACAATATGCAGGTATAGGAGTGATGtaataatgctttttttttgtttgcataatgtttgtgtatgtagTGTCAATTTGAATGACTTTTGAGACATCTGGCTGATTGTGTATCATTACTTTGGATTACTGTGAACTCAAATAACATGGTTAGATGATGAACTGGAGCAAACTGATCTGCTGCAGGAGATTAAAGCTTTGAGAGCAGAACTAAAGAGCTCACAAGATATAATGGGCAAAAGCAAAGTAGATGTAAGTTTGCACCAATTTTTATAAACAACATTTGTTGCAAACCAAGATGTGTAGAATAAGACTTTATTTTGTCAAACTAACACGTCTAAGGTCACAAGAGCACTTTGGTGATCAAACTGGTAACTAGCAGCAGAGGGGTGGatatataaatacaatttttacattttaaatatatatcgTGTTTATCTCAATCTGAAACATATTACacatttcagatttttgtttgtctgtgtcttttttcttctttttttttttttacatatacgAGGTTCATAgttatgtttgtgttatgttcGGACCCAGAGGCTGCACAATGAGATGCATCAAACGGAGGTCAGGAGCGAGAAGGACGAGAGAAAGGCAGCCCAAGAAGCTGACAACCTGATGTGGCTGACAGATATAGCCGATCAGATGGAAGATACCAGAATGGAAAATGAAAGCCTAAAGACCCAGGTATTACACACGATCATTCCTTTTAGATTGACATTGGACATACTGTAATCGTGTTTTGTCTCCTGCactattaatcaatcaatcaatcaattaaactttatttatacagcacctttcagacaaattaaattgcagttcaaagtgcttaacaagagtgcagaaaagttattggcgaaaagtagtttataaaatcattgataaaatcattgagagaccaatgcacaccaataagaattaaaactaaaatatatgaataaaaataaaatacgacacataaaagcaacaagatattaaaataaatacacgaggaaaatatttaaaattgtagtaggataaaaagacaatacagtaatgttaagatttgaattgatataaaacacgaaataaaagccagactgaataaattagttttaagactgcgtttaaaaatctcgatattctgggctcctctcagaccctcaggaaggttgttccacagtctcggagcgtaacagctgaaagcagcatcgccaaaggtttttgtcctgctctgtggaacaactaagagagaggaactggaggatctgaggggccgtactggttcataagctaaaatcatatctgataggtagtctggtgcaaggccatgtaatgctttataaactaataaaataattttaaaatcaacacgaaaactaacaggcagcgagtgtaaagattttaaaacaggtgtgatgtgtgctcTCCTTCTGGTCTTTGTCAGTACTCGTGCGGCAGAGTTTTGTAGTAGCTGAAGccgatttgttgtgttttttggaagACCAGAAAGGAGAGCATTACAATAGTCCAGCCTGCTAGTAATAAAAgcgtgcattagtctctctgtttggctcagagagagaaatggccTCACTTTGGCGATGTTTTTCAGGTGGTAAAATGCTGTAACCACCTGAAATGATTAACCACATGTACAGTTCAGAAAGACTCATGGAGCATACATACCtttgaaatacacacataatgCAAGAAGCCCTCCAGGAGTTAatagtcagtgtgtgtgtctgtttacttTGTCTGTCTCTTGTTTATCTGTTGGAACtaacaagtgtttgtgtcgctgaAGGTGAACGAGCTGCAGAGTAAAGTGACAGGCGTGGTCAGGGAGAAGACTAAAGCTTTGTCACTGAAGGCACAAATAGAGGAGCAACACAACATGCTGACAGCTCAGCTCAAAGCTAAGGTAAGGTGAAGGCGCCTTTATTATCACCAGATTTGAATTCAACTTATCTTTCATGTGACACAGACGAGAAAAAAGTTTGGCAAACAGTCATTCtatgtgttcatttttctgattaaaagaaaaaaactgcaaaaatgtCTACGGAAACCTGAGTAAATCTCCAAACTCATGAtaagattttccttttttgaatGACTCAAGGCTCATATTGTCACATTCTTAAACTGAGATGTTGTTTGAATTGAAGAATCTTCAGCATCACCTTTTATTCATCCTTGTGACTTTTAATACAGTCTTAAACCGGAGCCACTACATACAAAGGCAAATGCATTAATATTGAGACCAACCTACACCAAGATCAGTTCTCATCATAGAtctgttcctgtttgtttgtttgtttgtttgtttgtttgtttgtgtgtgtgcttaaatGTGTGTAAAACCTCTCAGACAGTGGCACTAGAGGAGCTGAACTCTGAATATATCGCTCTAAAGAGAGGGCAGGACAGCAAAGAAGATGTGGGCACTGCTCTAGTCTCACTCAGAACACAATACAACAACATCAGAGCTAAGGTGGGTAACCATTCAGCGCCGGCTTTGGGAGGGAATGCAGTTTATTTCAGACTTATTTCATGAGTTGGTAAGATTGAAtctgattcttgtgttcatattaatggtgtttttattgtattttctttatagTATGATGCTCTCCTGAAAAAGAGGAGTCCAAAGGATCTGGACAATGCTCCTTTAAAGGTGGAGAACACAGAAAGAGCTTTTTGTTCCTAcatcatttgttcttttgtcaCTGAACCCTCATTTGCAGTGTATGACTTACACTGAGCTTTAAGTTAAAACTGTGTTCATATAAATAGGAGCACAGTGTTTCtgacgtgtgttttttttctgacaacaGGCCAAGCTTTCTTGCCTGGTTGTGAAGTGTCAGGAGAGGAACAGTTTGTTGGTTCAGATGATTAAGACCATGAACAGTCGAGGCTTTGTGGACCCCATCCTCACGCAGCAGGTTGAGGAACTGCTCAGTGACACCGTGCTGCAGGACTACTCTGCAGCATTCACACCAGGATGTAAGACTCAGGAGAACAGTACTGGATTTACGCCAGGATTTCTTTTAAAACTTCAAGACTACAGCAGAGGATTCACGCCTGATCAGAGCTGCTGCACTATATCCCCTCTTTTGAATCAGCAGGTCCAAAACATGTGTACAACTGATTCTGCTGGTAAatgtagagaaataaaaaatcctgAAATCTCTTCAGTCGCCAATGAATCCTCGAAAAATCACCAAGACTGTAGCGGTGAAGTCTCACCTGCACCTACAGGGACACTTGAGACAGACTCCCCTGTGCAAGAGCATGCCAGTTTCCAAACGGACACAGAAAAGGTGAGATGATATGCAAACATCACTGCTCtcagaatgtatttatttcatattgctggcttttaaagaaaatgtgttgtgCCCTTTGGTTGCAACATTTGGGACGTAATGAATCGTTATGTACTActtaaagaaaaatcacaacaagGGCAACTTCATCAAGGTTAGGTCTTGTATTTTTGCAAGACAATCCCTTCTTACATCCATATTTTTGTCAATTGAGAAAgataatttaaataaagaagCAAATATCTAATTTGAAAAAgacttattattatttcttataAATTATGAGGTCTTATAGTGATCCTAATCAgatatttaacagaaaaagatgggttaaaagtgttcaaatgtgtttttaaaaagtagtcAGATGCCAATATGTACATCAAACAGGTTTATTTTACTGTCAGATTTCTCCCTTGTGAACCTTATAAGTAGCAATATACCAATGAAAGATAGAGGCCTTGTCGTCAGTCGTTTGTATGCAGGCTAAcatttcatgttcatgtacacATATGCACCATTTACTGGTTTCTTATTGGCATGCATGGTGGCAAGTCAAGAAAAAGCACTTATTTGTGGTCCAGGCTCTGAGTCTATaaaataatttgacatttttatgaataCTTTATACATAGTAACCATAAACCTTAAATTGTTTGTAtttaagagttaaaaaaacaactaatagAAAAACTATAATCGGCTTTATCTCATTCCGACTACAGCTCTGTCCCCCAACCAGTGGACCCATCCAAGAAACCAGCGCAACAGAAATACTAGGATTTCAGAAACCAGAAATCAAAGGAAAATCCTACCTGGACCTTTCCAGGTCGACTGGTTCCTCACTGAGTACTACTGCTCTCTGCAGGACACGAGTCAGTGCGAGCAGGAGGCTGAGCAGTCCTGAAAAGATCCTTAACCTACATGAGCAACTGCAGACGACTATGAAGAGCAGCTATCAGGTACGCTGAAGATGATGGGTTCGTGTCAAAGTATGAATGAAAAATCACACTACTTTTATGTATTTGTCATCATGCAGTTTGATGTCTTTAAACAAGAACCCATAAAGCCATAATATATGAATATACCTCATGTTCATGTGTCTCTTTGATTCAAGGGTCAAGTGAGCAGAGGACGCCTACAGCAGCCCAGGAAATGTCTCTCATTTTCTCCAGCTGCAGACCTGGGACCGGCCTCTCTGACTGCAAAGCGGAGCATCAGTTTCAATCAAACAGACACCAACTCTCTCCCAGTCACCACTGCTTTGAGCAAAGCTAAGTCCACTTCAGCAGTGACCACCACACCTGTTGCCAAGACAACACTTTATACTGCAGTTACCTCTAGGTCTGCTCATGTTGAAGTCAATCCCAACATGTTTACTCACCATCACTTTAAAGCAGGAGTATCTAAAACTACATCTGCTCTTTCCAGCTCTTCGTTCATTGACCCTAGCAGAGCTGAATCTGACTCGAGCAGTTGCTCTAATACAAAAATAGATCCAAAACAGACGAAGACAAATGCTGCCTTCACGGACATATCTGATGCGAAACATGCAGCTTCTTCTCCTTTAACTCAGAGGACCACGATGGTTGACTCTGATGTCTTAATCTGTTCTGACACTCATCCAAAGAACACTGCCTCAGACACAACTGCCCAAAAGGTGAATCATTGTAACACACCTCCTCAAACCAATGGTGCTGCCCCTGACTATGACGGGCCTGTATTTCCTGCCTCCCCGACTCAGTCAGCTCCTTGCTTTCCTGTGAGAACCATCAAGTCTACCGTGAAGTCCGCTGCTGCTCctgaaaagacagagacaacaaGGCTGGAACCAGGTAATgcatatatacccaataattgaGATCATTTTCACTAAggcaaacacacagctgcttaAAATCCTGGTagatgaaatgttgttttattgatGTGACAATAAAACTGCATGCCCTGAAACTTTTGTACAAGCTCTTTGCATAGCTTTTGTGCATAATCTTGCAGTTAATGATTGTGCAGTATTACTTCTTGGTTGTTTGCTTTGGCAATGGGATTACACACAGCTTAGAAATGGGTTATCCTCTTTTTCAATGTCTTGTTGTAGAATTAATCTTGTTGGAAATTTAAGCAGAAATGATGACATTTCGATGTTTCCCTGTTTATTGCAAATACAGCATCACACTGCAGTGCACAACTACAAACCTTCACTTAATCGCTTGGATTTGTTAGTGAGCTCACTTTGCTGcaagttctttttttgttaattaataCGGaagaatttaaattaaatagatATTATAAAGGTATATTGTGAAAGTAACCTGTAACTAaccaaagaaataaataaaacagtttgttcAAATGGTAATGTTGTAAACATGGTACAGTACACTCAATATGAAATATTCTTTACATAATGATAGCATGCTGTGCTTAATGTCTCTTTTCCCCATTACCTCAGGAGTTCCAGCCAAGGTTTGCTCTGTTGAGGTAATCAAGACAGTGGGCCAGAGCagcctcctgattggctgggAGAGGCCAACGCTAGACGAGCTCGGCTGCAGTAACGGCACATTTGTGTACGGATACCGGGTAAGCAGAACAAACCGCAACTGTAAACTGACACATAGACTTTTAATCTTGAAGATGTATCCGTCTAAAATAATTGACCTGTCACCCGTCAGGTGTTGGTCGATGGAGACTTCCACAAATCTGTCATGAGCTCAGCTTGCACCAAGGTATCTCATTTTCTGCTCACCCTAAACATCTGTGTGCTTCAGTGCACCCTTCAAAAGTCAAACTCAGTAACAGCATTTCATGTATtgaatattttgtctttttattctttagTGTATTCTGGAAAATGTCAACCTGAGTCTCCCGGTCCAGATCAGTGTCCAGACGCTGGGCTCTAATGGTCTCAGATCAAACAGTGTCCACACCTTGTACAGTACTTCAGGCAGAACACACCATAACAGCCCTGACTAGATTAAAAAGGATGGCAAAAACCAACATGTAAGTACTATTATTAGACAAGCTTATTAGACTTATTATTAATAACTTCATTTAataatgtaatgttttattattttttatctgaagGATAATGGAAACCTCTTAGTGAAAACATGAATTTTCTGTGACAAGGTCTGAATGGTAAGTTCTGTCTTTTTGTCCATGGGTCagattaaatgtaattaaataaatgtcacaCATGTCTAATCTCATGCTGCTAATATACTAAAAAGACCTTGAAGGAACTTTTATTCCAACCCTTGTTTCATGATCtattttctcctctgctctgcgtATGTCTGCCCCTCCGTCCACAGCCCTCTTAGGGAGCGTCCTGACCTCCAGCTCAGGAGACAGCGAGCGAGACACTGTCACACGGCTTGGTCAACCTCAGGTTGAGGTCAACTAATCAGAAAAACTAATTTCACATTGTAATGTTTAGCCTATAAACATGAAATGACCTGTGGCCATGCAAACCTCACCACGGTTTACTGAAGATGTCAAACAAAACACCAAGCAGATAATCTGCATGTACGAGCAGGTGATGATTACCTTGTTGGAAGAAGTTTCTGTTTCAGAGTCCTGCCCGCTGGACACGCCCCTTTAAAGGATGGGACGACATGTTTACAAGAGGAACCGCCAATTATACAAATCCTGACAAACTGATAGAAGAGTTACTTTAACGCAAACTGAAGACAAGATCAATCATGCTGTCAAAATCTGCCTGTGACTCTAACTTTTCATAACTGTTGATAACATCACAGGACTGAAAACTTTGGAAGTCTTTCCCTGCTGCACATTTGAACACTGTTAACTAGGAGGTCCTGTTTGTACCGCTTCGTCTGCCTCTCTGGACTCTGTGACTTGAACGATTGACTAAAAAGACGTTCACTTtatgaaaagcctttttttaaagaaacatacaCTGTTTGAGATGTCGACGCAACATTTGTACTCAGAGGTCATTGTACTTGAGTTTGACTCCACATGAAGCCAAATATGGAAAAAGTTGATTCTCTCCAAAGACTTACTCTGCATAAGACTACGGGATTACCTTACACACAGAAACCAGGTGTTATTTACGTTCTGCAATTTGCACACAGTCATTATGAATATCTAGAAGATTACATTAATATCACGGATATTTTTTTGTAGAGATAATTATGAAAAATATGCCAATATACCACATTCTGTGCGCCTTTTTGtatgagagacactttgtttttaataactgATAGATGTTATGCACGCTcacgtttttgttttgttttatacgATGTTATAAACTCCTGAGATTCTTCTGCTActtaatgtactgtatgtgcgaATGCAAAGTGATCATGGTGCAGCAAAAGTATTTTTCTAAGCCTAAAGAAAATATTGATTTCCCATTGATTCCTAAAGACTGTACAGagaataaatgtttatatgatataatataCATTTCAGTTTCAGTGCGTACATGTGTACTGGTGAAAGAAGTTTTGTTCAACATGAATCCAAAGCAAAGATCAGgtccagagaagaaaaaagattcatctttaaatatatgtttttccgataaattgaaatgtttcttttgccGTCAAATATGTTGCTGATAACCCATTCAAATATCTGAATAATGCATTGTAACAATGATACAAATCTGACTTATTTTTAGCCCGTTGAACATGAAGATTTTAAGATACTTGGATATAATTCAGTGGTTCTCAAAGTGTGGGGAGTGACCACAGTCATGCTAAAACATGACAGGGGTAGGGTGGGGTGTGACCAGTGACGTGGTCACAGTCAGCTTTTTCATCTTTGAACACTTTAAGTAGTTCAAGTAGATATAATGTAGATAGAAAGTGTTAATAATTGCTACTCATTCATGTGTTTGCAGAAACCAGTCATGGTGAAATGTTCATAATCTTGATGGAGGGAGCATGACagtaaaagtttgagaaccactgttttaATCAGACAGTGATCAAAGTTATTGTGCAAATAATGACATGTTATCACTTACCATGAATGAACGCTAGGTGGTAGCcatttttggatgttttcacaggtactgtgtgtgtgtgtgtgtgtgtgtgtgtgtgtgtgtgtgtgtgtgtgtgtgtgtgtgtgtgtgtgtgtgtgtgtgtgtgtgtgtgtgtgtgtgtgtgtgtgtgtgtgtgtgtgtgtgtgtgtgtgtgtgtgtgtgtgtgtgtgtgtgtgtgtgtgtgtgtgtgtgtgtgtaactctgTTGCCTTATCTGACAGGTGCTTTCACCACAGATTTAGTGGAGTGGATGATGCTGACAGGCTCAAGTAGCCTAAAACATCTTAGTGTCTGCTTTTCCATTCAGTACAAACCAGGCGCATTACCAAAACCTGACATAAGAGCGCAGGAGGAAGTAGCGTcagcaggtttaaaaaaaaaaaaaaaaaaaaaaaaaaaaagggagcttAATAATCACCTTCAGTGCTCAGCAGCTTTGGGAGCTCCTCTGAAGACGTCAAGGCTCGTGCTCAACAGAAAGAGGAGTACCAGCTGGAGGAAGAGTCTGTTTTTCTGCCGTGGGGTATCACTGTGGAAAACTCAACTGTGAGCAGACCAaacttcttttttcctcttaaatcttttttttgcagatttttgcagagatagaaaataaattaacaagGCAACATTTGCTGAAGTACTGTAATAAGTAGCCTACTTAAGTAGTCATAACATTTCAAGCAACAATATGACACTTTTCCACCATTAAACAGTAGTTTCAAGGGTCGATTTGatagcacaataactttcaacagggagagtGACGTCTCCCCTACACCCACAGCGCAGCCCAATCGCTTCTATACCACTCCTTACTAGAGGAATGTTACTTTGCCAGCAGGCCAAGAAGCGGCAATCTCCAGCGTTGACCAATGATGCCGATGTGGATGTTcgaaaagctgcagttccttgactgccccttgaggctggctgcagaagctcagaaaatcacacacacacctattcaAAAATCCCTGTTTTTACCGCAGAAATAGGCTAAACATTCTTACAGCTTGGTTCAAAAAAACGAATTGGGTTTGgatagctcatgtctttatttgcGCACACTGTGGTGGGGttgaatttttttattataactcaccctttttgattttatgaagggtTAATATTAAGGCCTGCCTCAGcttcagctctttgcctgtcgttaggttgaccgACCTCCATCGATGGGTTTCCAAAGCCTATGGTTTACACACAAGCCTCcaaaagaagccagttagcccgtctctgcaCTGTTTGATACGATGGCTTAAGAGGACGCtgacggatgaagctaagaagagaataAGAGAGTCTCCAATGTAGCCATTCAGCCACAGCCCATAGATGTCATGGCAACAGTTGAATACTCAAACACTAAATACTACTACACGTGCAAACAGTTTGCGGGCTGAAGACACTTGCAGAGTCACATGTGTGCAGTCTGGTAGTATTGCTGTACCTTGTCAGTCTATATGGTTGTTAAGCTTCTCACAGGCTTGGTACCATCTTGTAAACAGTTTCTTACAACGGTGCATTTGAACTCAGAGAACATGGGTGGGCGTCAAAACGCACCTAAtcaaattcctacatattgttgcttgaAGTACTTTGCTGTTTTTAGAGATATAGTGTGAATAAAAAGCAACCACGAACAGAACAGTGTATCTACAAGCTGAACTATAATTGTGCATAGATTGATGAAACAAACACTTTGTAATTATGCATTGGTTACTTTATTTTCAATTAGGAGGTGGACATGAACAGTAAATGCATGTCAGTAGCCTGGATAAGTCTTCATCCTTCTTAGAATGTAttttcctcaaacacacacacacacacacacacacacacaacctccaAACTAACAGatttcaaaatgttgaattGGTTGCAAATTAGCCACGGCTAGAAACTTGtatgcatggcatctactttgtatttgaAATATGAAGCAATGTTCACTGCATGTGTCCCCGTTAAATATTGTTCCAATAGATCAGCAGCCAGAGTTGTTACATTTCATACATTCAATGCACAATATGCTTCTCAATACATTATGGTTTCAGAATATAAAGCATATATAAAAACCCTATATGTACAACCATCATGTATTATATTCATTGTATTATATATTAACAATCAAatctaatataataataataattataataactaTAATCATTTTGGCCCTACGTTAGTGGAAACTGCTGCAAACAGAATCAAGTATTTGAAGGTTTGCACTGAAGTCATGAGCATGCATGCACACTTACCAGCTTTACGTTGACTTTTTTATTGGATTAGACTCAAGTTTAAGATTAATGACGGGCCTCTGTAGCCCTACATTGCACCACTTAAATGAACTTAAATTAAAGCTGCAGTGCAGTTGTTTAATGCTGAATCAGCCGAAATAAGCTCAGCTCAGCTGTACCCTGAGGACTCTCATTCCACTCTCCAGGGAGATTCACCTTCATCATTAAAACACACCGCCAACATATATGATGCTCATGAAGAAGTGCGTGTGTGCTTGAAAGTCTTGTCTTGGAGCTGTGGATAAAAAGAGTCTCGCAGCTGGGCTCAAGCTTCCTGGAAAAATATAATattctctatatgtgtgtgtgtgtattagcaGTTTTTGTGTGCTACTGTCATCTGCAGAGTATcttgaaaggggggggggtgtgtgtgtgtgtgagaaacaggAGAAGACGAACACTTTTGTGGTTTTAATTTCACCCAGGGGCGACTTCGTCACTCCATCACTTCCCCCCGACACCTCGAGCAGCCCGGGGCTCAAGTGGTGTGGTGAGTGGACTTTCAGAGCTCGAGGGCGACTCTTGCTGCTCACACTCTCTATAAGTGGgcttctcctgctgctgtgtctgGGCAGATGGGTCTCCATgctgggaggttttttttttgttgttgttgtggttgtgttACTATCCTTGCTGAGAGTATGTGTGTTAAATGCTGGGTCTAGAGTTgcattataacacacacacacacacacattctaaaaATGTCACCACATGAAAATGACTGCCTGCTGAGCGCTCATCCCTTTTCATATTTGCACAGATTTGGCATTTTCTatcctgtctttctctgttctcCATGGATGAAGCCTCCTTTATTCTCACCATCTCTGCGTCTGTTGTTGTGGCCGTATCAGTCCATCTCAGCGCCTGTTATATTTAGAGGCAGAGCACTATCAGAGCTTACAGCTGGCCGCCTGTGATTCAATTCTGACAGATCTACAGCGTTCAAAGCAATCTCCTCCCGTTTTGTCTCACCCATTTTCTCTCACCAACTTCCACCCCCTCCTCttgttttgttctattttttctttacattaccTTCTTATTTCAAACCAATCTTcgttgtttttcctctcctta encodes:
- the LOC132982576 gene encoding LOW QUALITY PROTEIN: coiled-coil domain-containing protein 88B-like (The sequence of the model RefSeq protein was modified relative to this genomic sequence to represent the inferred CDS: inserted 1 base in 1 codon) — encoded protein: MLQVKLLDIHRILNRGSHDLIRQEEYRKQFWIHIRIRELKSSERSLLLQLYQLAXSMQHLSQRLDQKLHMLREEVRTMTQDKERGEQVWRERLQRCQRQLKAKEDEMSRQSQYFETFKTQLQQKLSLARDKEQTLQNRIYTLEKQLLEMTVSAATGITGKSAVRITAGTVTRWEEQERLPPMRGEGEGEEERKEEKRKQWQPSNGKTEKNIQENQNSNEVRLQGFILSLQEDLQVLLEREEHGMTQRRGLMEQLQGAQEKSHFLGCTVEEMKVELNRLKHCESFLSEEVEELREENHRLSRVVRDAANQTSCQSSETAESTCLDPGTSSPSCSPADCPVPSSILHPSGLSSEEVNRTSNGENGLPNSPAVAHFHHQATAKRTQTATEDHFPFAKSDTSPKDDVLKHFSHISSKTDPSRQSLSLTAETVDEFKIGTWCSRGILNLEESPSEESDALREAYRSLGFGDDLQALKEQRDRLEVALQHTQEQLQVMTQENTRLKIKLRKEEDKQEAEEASKEKINTLLSSGRAESNTSLALAQDDLVQALNQENRALADRIQELLAHIELRENEIKTEDTQLRKHIYKLEADVARLEQENQEHGGLITELTKKTEDDLNTIMEMQQRLEESGQHTEESKDLHGSQLQIENAAVLSGCFQLYDQEKSVENVVESVLKEDEPKLMSNQHPDDSTTATVPQQINRDDLFQNRQQTISVQSLKTEQEELLDDINSLREQQREVALSVKTQIEVKQQLTRTVWGLKEEKDSIAQSLAGVRQEKEQLTRTVCGLRDERDQLIKSTSDLKEEKEQLAKCLSGLKSENETLFESLLSEKEEKDQIMQSLQSLQTEREQLSQAVLDLKIERDGLISSLMSLKEQRDMEQSFYTLQEDQDRLKQSVSSLMEEKERIEQSVGCLKQEETQTKILLQVLREERNSLQAAHHSQTQTEGRNQQQLLMNTNSADEKKTETAVGTGATQRCQTEAHRGNNMQRLHNEMHQTEVRSEKDERKAAQEADNLMWLTDIADQMEDTRMENESLKTQVNELQSKVTGVVREKTKALSLKAQIEEQHNMLTAQLKAKTVALEELNSEYIALKRGQDSKEDVGTALVSLRTQYNNIRAKYDALLKKRSPKDLDNAPLKAKLSCLVVKCQERNSLLVQMIKTMNSRGFVDPILTQQVEELLSDTVLQDYSAAFTPGCKTQENSTGFTPGFLLKLQDYSRGFTPDQSCCTISPLLNQQVQNMCTTDSAGKCREIKNPEISSVANESSKNHQDCSGEVSPAPTGTLETDSPVQEHASFQTDTEKLCPPTSGPIQETSATEILGFQKPEIKGKSYLDLSRSTGSSLSTTALCRTRVSASRRLSSPEKILNLHEQLQTTMKSSYQGQVSRGRLQQPRKCLSFSPAADLGPASLTAKRSISFNQTDTNSLPVTTALSKAKSTSAVTTTPVAKTTLYTAVTSRSAHVEVNPNMFTHHHFKAGVSKTTSALSSSSFIDPSRAESDSSSCSNTKIDPKQTKTNAAFTDISDAKHAASSPLTQRTTMVDSDVLICSDTHPKNTASDTTAQKVNHCNTPPQTNGAAPDYDGPVFPASPTQSAPCFPVRTIKSTVKSAAAPEKTETTRLEPGVPAKVCSVEVIKTVGQSSLLIGWERPTLDELGCSNGTFVYGYRVLVDGDFHKSVMSSACTKCILENVNLSLPVQISVQTLGSNGLRSNSVHTLYSTSGRTHHNSPD